The following are encoded in a window of Salmo trutta chromosome 27, fSalTru1.1, whole genome shotgun sequence genomic DNA:
- the LOC115164814 gene encoding alpha-1-antitrypsin — protein MRTALCLWIVMGVLCPGEVRGHKGNRGDRHHSHSRDHGGDRDHSDRRDHDHGDRRNHGHDHDHGDRHDHSHGRGHGHGRDHGHHHHHHHEPSDNSTKPVIQGNLEFACSLYNQLVAQPDNQGKNVFFSPLSVSLVLAALSVGAKGQTHQQLFTGLGFNSSLLTQEQVDQAFQTILTQLNQKIGVNLTVGSALFLQNTFTPRPEFLEDLKRFYLSEGVTVDFTNTAKAIDTINTYVGDKTKGKIDKLVKDLDPTTVMYLLSFIYFKGKWEIPFNPEDTKEDTFHVDENTTVPVQMMSMMKRFSVYYDQEISTSILHLRYNDSVSMMLVLPEKGLASLDEVICLNHITKWHRWKKAKEYHVYVPKLSITTTYSLKDILSGIGMPDIFSDRADFSGISEELKVAVSEVVHQASLDVDEAGVTAAATTGVVLMPFSSRRTPVLKFDRPFMVFVMDRETKNILFMGKIINPANK, from the exons ATGAGGACAGCCCTGTGTTTGTGGATCGTTATGGGAGTGCTCTGCCcaggagaggtcagaggtcacaaaGGTAACAGAGGTGACCGCCACCACAGTCACAGTCGCGACCATGGTGGTGACCGTGACCATAGTGACAGGCGTGACCATGATCATGGTGACAGGCGCAACCACGGCCACGACCATGACCATGGTGACAGGCACGACCACAGTCACGGGCGTGGCCATGGTCACGGGCGAGACCAcgggcatcatcatcatcatcatcatgagcCCAGTGACAACAGCACTAAACCAGTGATCCAAGGAAACTTGGAGTTTGCTTGCAGCCTGTACAATCAGCTGGTGGCTCAGCCTGACAACCAGGGCAAGAACGTGTTCTTCTCCCCGCTGAGTGTGTCCCTGGTCCTGGCCGCCCTGTCCGTGGGGGCCAAGGGTCAGACCCACCAGCAGCTTTTCACTGGTCTGGGCTTCAACAGTAGCCTACTGACCCAAGAACAGGTGGACCAGGCCTTCCAGACCATCCTCACACAGCTCAACCAGAAAATAGGTGTGAACCTGACCGTAGGAAGTGCACTTTTCCTGCAAAACACCTTTACACCACGCCCCGAGTTCCTAGAGGACTTGAAGCGCTTCTACCTTTCTGAGGGTGTCACAGTGGACTTCACCAACACTGCTAAGGCCATTGATACAATCAATACATACGTGGGGGACAAGACTAAAGGCAAGATAGACAAGTTAGTCAAAGATCTGGACCCAACCACTGTCATGTACCTCCTCAGCTTCATTTACTTCAAAG GAAAATGGGAGATTCCATTTAACCCTGAAGACACGAAGGAGGACACATTTCATGTGGATGAAAACACCACTGTTCCGGTCCAGATGATGAGCATGATGAAGAGGTTCTCTGTCTACTACGACCAGGAGATCTCCACCAGTATCCTGCATCTCCGCTACAACGACTCAGTGTCCATGATGCTGGTGCTACCAGAAAAGGGACTCGCTAGTCTGGACGAGGTCATATGCCTCAACCACATCACCAAGTGGCACAGGTGGAAGAAGGCCAA GGAATACCATGTGTATGTTCCCAAGTTGTCCATCACCACAACATACTccctcaaggacattctgagTGGAATCGGAATGCCGGACATATTCAGTGATCGAGCTGACTTCAGTGGAATATCAGAGGAACTGAAGGTGGCAGTCTCAGAG GTGGTGCACCAAGCCTCCTTGGATGTGGATGAGGCTGGAGTGACCGCAGCAGCTACAACAGGTGTGGTCCTTATGCCCTTCTCCTCCCGACGCACCCCTGTCTTGAAGTTTGACCGTCCATTCATGGTCTTTGTCATGGACCGGGAGACCAAGAATATTCTCTTCATGGGCAAGATCATCAACCCAGCCAACAAATAA